The DNA segment TCCATTGGCCGCTTTTGGCTTCGTATTCAGGATTGGCAAACATGCTGCCATTGAGCTGCGCATTGAAATCAACGCTAGCGGATGTGCTGAGAAATTCCTGCAGGCGTTGTTTGATGAGCTCATTGGCATTGGACGGGAATCTTTTTTCATCGTCGGCTTTGTTGAGCTGCTTATCGATGGCATTATCAATCATTTTCATGGGATTGGGAATACCCAGTTTCTTTTTCTTGTAGCCAAGCCGCTCATTCCTCCATTTGGTATATTTTTTCTGGAACTCGGATGTCTTCGAATAGTCTTTGGCAAAGCGAATTAACTGGCGGGTGCCTGCTACTTTCAGATCCACCGGCAAGCCTTTGGCTTTTTTGATTACTTCATAGGAAGAGGAGATGAACCCACCACCAAATGAAGCAATGACATTTTCTTTCGCATCGTCTTCTGTAAAGCTGAGGTCGTCAAAAACGTTGGTCACAGTAGCGGCCATTAATACGATGGCCAGCACCAATACACTTATTTGTTTCATGGCTAAAAAGTTGTTATCAGGTTAACGATTTCCCTGGTTGGTTGTTAAAATTATTTGCAAACGTACCGGATTATGGAAGGCGGGTCAATCGCACAAATATGTGAATTGCGAAAAGTGTTGAATTAGAGCCCCAAAGCGTTTAACAAAGGTTAAGTATTTGCTTTCTATTCCACAAACCGGGGTAAAACGAAATGGTATTTGTAATTTTAAGGTTACTATTCTAACTGGTTATCAGGGATTTCATTGTTTATTAAACCGAGCCCACTATGAAGCAGGATGAAAAGAACAGTGTAACCAACCAGCATGCATGCCACTATCTTACTTTTAATACGGTGGACTGGGTGGATGTGTTTATCAAGCCCAGGTATAAGCAGCTTATTGCCAATACCCTGAATGAGTTTATTACGCTACGGGGATTAACGGTATTTGCCTGGTGCCTGATGACGAACCACCTGCACCTTTTACTACAAGCCAAGGATGGCACGGGACTATCTATGATCGAGCGCGATTTTAAGCGTGTTACCGCCACCCGCATCCTGGAAGCGATTGATATGGAACCTGAACTCCGGCGGGAATGGATGCTGGGGCGCTTTGAGCATAGCAGCCAGACCCTGAAGAAGATTGAAAAGTACCAGGTGTGGCAAAGCTGCAGTAACCCGGAATTCCTGGATTTTAAACAGCCAGCGAAGGTGAGACAATACCTGAATTATATTCATGAAAACCCGGTGCGCGACCGGATTGTTTATCTGCCGGAGGATTATATGTACAGCTCAGCCGGCGATTATGCCGGCCGAAAGGGGCCGGTGCAGGTGACGGTGATTGACATGGAGGGGTTGATCAGGGGCGTGGTGAAGGGAAGGTGAGCGTTGGTTCGTGGGGACACTAAGGGTTGGTTCGTGAGGACACGAACCAAGGCGGCGCGACACGAACCAAGGCAGAGGGCACGAACCAGGGCGCGCGGCGGCTTAGCTGATCGCTTCTTTGAGGGCCTGGACGGTCTTTTTATCATTCCCTATAAATATTTTGTTGTTGAGGATGGCTACGGGGCGTTTGAGAAAGGTGTATTCATCGAGGATGAAGTGGCGGTAATCTTTCTCGGTGAGGGATTTGTCTTTCAATCCTAATTCT comes from the Paraflavitalea devenefica genome and includes:
- a CDS encoding transposase, translating into MKQDEKNSVTNQHACHYLTFNTVDWVDVFIKPRYKQLIANTLNEFITLRGLTVFAWCLMTNHLHLLLQAKDGTGLSMIERDFKRVTATRILEAIDMEPELRREWMLGRFEHSSQTLKKIEKYQVWQSCSNPEFLDFKQPAKVRQYLNYIHENPVRDRIVYLPEDYMYSSAGDYAGRKGPVQVTVIDMEGLIRGVVKGR